The following coding sequences are from one Phyllostomus discolor isolate MPI-MPIP mPhyDis1 chromosome 11, mPhyDis1.pri.v3, whole genome shotgun sequence window:
- the KCTD12 gene encoding BTB/POZ domain-containing protein KCTD12 translates to MALADSTRGLPNGGGGGGSGSSSSSTEPPLFPDIVELNVGGQVYVTRRCTVVSVPESLLWRMFTQQQPQELARDSKGRFFLDRDGFLFRYILDYLRDLQLVLPDYFPERSRLQREAEYFELPELVRRLGEPQQPGPGPPPHPRRGVQKEGSLGDELLSLGYAEPEQQEGASAGAPSPTLELASRSPSGGAAGPLLTPSQSLDGSRRSGYITIGYRGSYTIGRDAQADAKFRRVARITVCGKTSLAKEVFGDTLNESRDPDRPPERYTSRYYLKFNFLEQAFDKLSESGFHMVACSSTGTCAFASADQSEDKIWTSYTEYVFCRE, encoded by the coding sequence ATGGCTCTGGCTGACAGCACCCGTGGATTACCCaacgggggcggcgggggcggtaGCGGCTCCTCGTCCTCCTCCACGGAGCCGCCGCTCTTCCCCGATATCGTGGAGCTGAACGTTGGGGGCCAGGTGTATGTGACTCGGCGCTGCACGGTGGTGTCCGTGCCCGAGTCGCTGCTCTGGCGCATGTTCACGCAGCAGCAGCCGCAGGAGCTGGCCCGGGACAGCAAAGGCCGCTTCTTTCTGGACCGAGACGGCTTCCTCTTCCGTTACATCCTGGATTACCTGCGGGACTTGCAGCTCGTGCTACCCGACTACTTCCCCGAGCGCAGCCGGCTGCAGCGTGAGGCCGAGTACTTCGAGCTGCCCGAACTCGTGCGCCGCCTTGGGGAGCCCCAGCAGCCTGGCCCCGGGCCACCACCGCACCCCAGGCGCGGGGTGCAAAAGGAGGGCTCGCTGGGAGACGAGCTGCTGTCGCTCGGCTACGCGGAGCCGGAGCAGCAGGAAGGCGCCTCCGCCGGAGCGCCGTCGCCCACGCTGGAGCTGGCGAGCCGCAGCCCGTCCGGGGGCGCAGCGGGTCCGCTGCTCACGCCGTCCCAGTCGTTGGACGGGAGCCGACGCTCGGGCTACATCACCATCGGCTATCGCGGCTCCTACACTATTGGGCGGGACGCGCAGGCGGACGCCAAGTTCCGGCGAGTGGCGCGCATCACCGTGTGCGGCAAGACCTCGCTGGCCAAGGAAGTGTTCGGGGACACCCTGAACGAGAGCCGGGACCCCGACCGACCTCCGGAGCGCTACACCTCGCGCTATTACCTCAAGTTCAACTTCCTGGAGCAGGCTTTCGACAAGCTGTCCGAGTCGGGCTTCCACATGGTGGCGTGCAGTTCCACTGGCACCTGCGCCTTCGCCAGCGCCGACCAGAGTGAGGACAAGATCTGGACCAGCTACACCGAGTACGTCTTCTGCAGGGAGTGA